A genomic stretch from Thermoleophilaceae bacterium includes:
- a CDS encoding acyl-CoA carboxylase subunit beta, translating into MDLKEAIERARAGGPARHREKSEQQGKLPVRERIALLVDEGSFAEEALLANWEQDGFGADGVVTGMARVGGRPVCVMANDPTVKAGSWGPKTVEKIIRIQEQALKHLVPMIYLVDSAGARITDQVMMFPGRRGAGRIFHTEVKLSGVVPQICLLFGPSAAGGAYIPAFCDVVIMRDGNASMYLGSPRMAEMVIGEKVSLEEMGGARMHTGVSGCGHFLVKSDEEAIELAKRYLGYFPGNWREEPPAAPPCAPGSDRPIRELIPADENKPFDITELIDSLVDEGSFLEVHKRWAKELVVGYARLDGRAVGIVANQPKQRGGVLFVDSSDKAARFIWTCNAFNLPLIFLADVPGFMIGTAVERQGIIRAGAKMISAVSEATVPKFSVIVRKAYGAGLYAMAGPAFDPDSCIALPSAKIAVMGPQAAINAVYYNQVQAIADEAERAEFVEKLRREYAEEIDILHLASELVVDSVIQPEDLRAELVRRLELCAGKVRDWPAKRNAVTPV; encoded by the coding sequence TTGGACCTCAAGGAAGCTATAGAACGAGCGCGCGCCGGGGGCCCGGCGCGGCACCGCGAGAAGTCGGAGCAGCAGGGCAAGCTGCCCGTGCGCGAGCGTATTGCGCTGCTCGTGGACGAGGGCTCGTTTGCCGAGGAGGCGCTGCTCGCCAACTGGGAGCAGGACGGCTTCGGCGCGGATGGTGTGGTCACTGGCATGGCGCGTGTGGGCGGCCGGCCCGTATGCGTGATGGCGAACGACCCCACCGTGAAGGCCGGCTCCTGGGGCCCGAAGACCGTGGAGAAGATCATCCGCATCCAGGAGCAGGCGCTGAAGCACCTGGTGCCGATGATCTACCTGGTCGACTCCGCCGGCGCCCGCATCACCGACCAGGTGATGATGTTCCCCGGCCGCCGCGGCGCGGGGCGCATCTTCCACACCGAGGTGAAGCTGAGCGGCGTGGTGCCGCAGATCTGCCTGCTGTTCGGGCCATCGGCCGCCGGCGGCGCCTACATCCCGGCCTTCTGCGACGTGGTGATCATGCGCGACGGGAACGCGTCGATGTACCTCGGCTCACCGCGCATGGCGGAGATGGTGATCGGCGAGAAGGTGTCGCTCGAGGAGATGGGCGGCGCCCGCATGCACACCGGCGTGTCCGGCTGCGGCCACTTCCTCGTGAAGTCGGACGAGGAGGCGATCGAGCTCGCCAAGCGGTATCTGGGGTACTTCCCGGGCAACTGGCGCGAGGAGCCGCCGGCGGCGCCGCCCTGTGCGCCCGGATCGGATCGCCCGATCCGCGAGCTCATCCCCGCCGATGAGAACAAGCCGTTCGACATCACGGAGCTGATCGACTCTTTGGTGGACGAGGGCTCCTTCCTCGAGGTGCACAAGCGCTGGGCGAAGGAGCTCGTGGTGGGCTACGCCCGCCTCGACGGGCGCGCCGTGGGCATCGTGGCCAACCAGCCGAAGCAGCGCGGGGGCGTTCTTTTTGTCGACTCCTCCGACAAGGCCGCCCGCTTCATCTGGACCTGCAACGCGTTCAACCTGCCGCTCATCTTCCTGGCCGACGTGCCGGGCTTCATGATCGGCACCGCGGTGGAGCGCCAGGGCATCATCCGCGCCGGCGCGAAGATGATCTCCGCGGTCTCCGAGGCCACCGTCCCGAAGTTCTCGGTGATCGTTCGCAAGGCCTACGGCGCCGGCCTGTACGCGATGGCCGGTCCCGCCTTCGACCCCGACTCGTGCATCGCCCTGCCCTCGGCCAAGATCGCCGTGATGGGGCCGCAGGCCGCCATCAACGCCGTCTACTACAACCAGGTGCAGGCGATCGCCGACGAGGCCGAGCGCGCGGAGTTCGTGGAGAAGCTTCGCCGCGAATACGCGGAAGAGATCGACATCCTCCACCTCGCGTCCGAACTCGTGGTGGACTCGGTGATTCAGCCGGAGGACCTGCGGGCCGAGCTGGTGCGGCGGCTCGAGCTTTGCGCCGGCAAGGTGCGGGACTGGCCCGCAAAACGCAACGCCGTCACGCCGGTATAG
- a CDS encoding SRPBCC family protein — protein MLYVNSRRVIPAERDRLFEFLSDLENHWLLADGAISVVHVEPGDGGRVRMRGPLGVRRTAVTSLERLDPPRAITGTADVGARTRAHVIWELEPDGGGGTSVTLSARVEEAAPLDRLLLAAGGRAWLESRFHRILATLAERFEQ, from the coding sequence ATGTTGTATGTAAATAGCCGTCGTGTGATCCCCGCTGAGCGGGACCGGTTGTTCGAGTTCCTCTCCGACCTCGAGAACCATTGGCTGCTCGCCGACGGCGCCATATCGGTGGTGCACGTGGAGCCGGGCGACGGCGGGCGCGTGCGGATGCGCGGGCCGCTGGGCGTGCGCCGCACCGCGGTGACGAGCCTCGAGCGGCTCGATCCGCCCCGTGCGATCACCGGCACAGCGGACGTGGGTGCCCGCACGCGCGCCCATGTGATCTGGGAGCTCGAGCCCGACGGCGGCGGCGGGACCTCGGTCACGCTCTCCGCGCGGGTGGAGGAGGCGGCACCGCTCGACCGGCTGCTGCTGGCGGCGGGCGGGCGCGCGTGGCTCGAGTCGCGCTTCCACCGGATCCTCGCTACGCTCGCTGAGAGGTTCGAACAGTGA
- a CDS encoding AMP-binding protein, whose amino-acid sequence MPDLAWTPTPEYVERANVTRLMRAHGIDHINELRRRSVEDLEWYWDAVVKDLDLEFSTPYESVLDISNGIPWATWFTGGRINLVWNCVDRWAHDDSAKDRAAIIGESETGEVSGLSFKQLHKRIDRVAAGLLEMGVGKGDAVGVFMPMRPEAVVAAYAVAKIGAIYMPIFSGFAPHAVAARLNDAGAKALITADGTWRRGKHGLMKTVADEAVADAPSIERVIVLENLGIDMPMQQGRDVSWHDFTAPHEGVHLDCADTGAEDPFMIAYTSGTTGQPKGSVHVHGGFLVKIASEVAYQLDLHAGETFDWITDMGWIMGPLSMVGAHAVGGTMVMYEGAPDFPEPDRVWASVERHRVNMLGVSPTLIRALKVHGDELPAKHDLSSLRILGSTGEPWNPEPYEWLRRVAGRDGEVPIINISGGTEVGACFLSPYPVEEIKVCSLGGASLGMDVDVFDAQGQPVRGEVGELVCKQPWPAMTRGIWGDPDRYIHTYWSTFEGVWRHGDWAKIDEDGQWFLLGRSDDTINVAGKRLGPAEVESVLVSHPDVAESAVVGVPDETKGEAVWCFVVAPGADSSLTGELADLVAGELGRPFKPSRVVLVDALPKTRSAKILRRAVRAVAVGEDPGDMSSAENPQALDGIRAALG is encoded by the coding sequence GTGCCCGACCTGGCCTGGACCCCGACTCCGGAGTACGTGGAGCGCGCGAACGTCACGCGCCTCATGAGGGCGCACGGCATCGACCACATCAACGAGTTGCGGCGCCGCAGCGTCGAGGACTTGGAGTGGTACTGGGACGCGGTGGTGAAGGACCTCGACCTCGAGTTCTCCACGCCGTACGAATCCGTCCTCGACATCTCGAACGGCATCCCGTGGGCCACCTGGTTCACCGGCGGGCGGATCAACCTCGTGTGGAACTGCGTGGACCGCTGGGCGCACGACGACTCCGCGAAGGACCGCGCCGCGATCATCGGCGAGTCCGAGACGGGCGAGGTGAGCGGCCTCAGCTTCAAGCAGCTCCACAAGAGGATCGACCGCGTGGCGGCGGGCCTGCTCGAAATGGGCGTGGGCAAGGGCGACGCCGTGGGCGTGTTCATGCCGATGCGCCCCGAGGCTGTGGTGGCGGCGTACGCGGTGGCGAAGATCGGCGCGATCTACATGCCGATCTTCTCCGGCTTCGCGCCGCACGCCGTGGCCGCGCGACTCAACGACGCGGGGGCCAAGGCGCTCATCACCGCTGACGGCACCTGGCGCCGGGGCAAGCACGGCCTGATGAAGACGGTGGCCGACGAGGCGGTGGCCGACGCGCCGTCGATCGAGCGCGTGATCGTGCTCGAGAACCTCGGGATCGACATGCCGATGCAGCAAGGCCGCGACGTCAGCTGGCACGACTTCACCGCTCCCCACGAGGGCGTTCACCTCGACTGCGCGGACACCGGTGCCGAGGACCCGTTCATGATCGCCTACACCTCGGGCACCACCGGGCAGCCCAAGGGCTCGGTGCACGTGCACGGCGGCTTCCTCGTGAAGATCGCCTCCGAGGTGGCTTACCAGCTCGACCTGCATGCGGGCGAGACGTTCGACTGGATCACGGACATGGGCTGGATCATGGGCCCGCTCTCGATGGTGGGCGCGCACGCGGTGGGCGGCACGATGGTGATGTACGAAGGCGCGCCCGACTTCCCCGAGCCCGATCGCGTCTGGGCGAGCGTGGAGCGCCACCGGGTGAACATGCTCGGCGTGTCGCCCACCCTGATCCGCGCGCTGAAGGTGCATGGCGACGAGCTGCCCGCGAAGCACGACCTCAGCTCGCTGCGCATCCTCGGCTCCACGGGGGAGCCGTGGAACCCCGAGCCGTACGAGTGGCTGCGGCGGGTGGCCGGGCGCGACGGCGAGGTGCCGATCATCAACATCTCCGGCGGCACGGAGGTGGGCGCCTGCTTCCTCTCGCCCTATCCGGTGGAGGAGATCAAGGTGTGCTCTTTGGGCGGGGCGTCGCTCGGGATGGACGTGGATGTGTTCGACGCTCAGGGGCAGCCCGTGCGCGGCGAGGTTGGGGAGCTCGTGTGCAAGCAGCCGTGGCCCGCGATGACGCGCGGCATCTGGGGAGACCCCGACCGCTACATCCACACCTACTGGTCCACCTTCGAGGGCGTGTGGCGCCATGGCGACTGGGCGAAGATCGACGAGGACGGCCAGTGGTTCCTGCTCGGCCGCTCGGACGACACGATCAACGTGGCCGGGAAGCGGCTCGGCCCTGCCGAGGTGGAGTCGGTGCTCGTGTCGCACCCGGACGTGGCCGAGTCCGCCGTGGTGGGCGTGCCAGACGAGACGAAGGGCGAGGCGGTGTGGTGCTTCGTGGTGGCGCCCGGCGCGGATTCGTCGCTCACGGGCGAGCTGGCCGACCTCGTAGCGGGCGAGCTGGGCCGGCCGTTCAAGCCAAGCCGCGTGGTGCTCGTGGACGCGCTGCCCAAGACGCGCTCGGCGAAGATCCTGCGCCGCGCAGTGCGCGCGGTGGCGGTGGGGGAGGATCCCGGGGACATGTCGAGCGCAGAGAACCCGCAGGCGCTCGACGGGATCCGCGCAGCCCTCGGCTAG
- a CDS encoding FAD-dependent oxidoreductase → MDSNGVVIAGGGLAGQRCAERLRRRGYDAPIRMVCAEPQLPYDRPPLSKELLAGAERELSFRDPDWYEDNAVELLLGERAAALDADDRTLVLESGERLRYDHLLIATGAAPRLIPPAARFTNSFALRTVDDARGLREWLRPGARLGIVGAGFIGLEVAATARQLGVEVTIVEAAELPLSGILGPQLGRWFADMHLDEGVSLHLSTSVDQFRGNGRVEELTLSDGRAVPCDALVVAIGVAPAIEWLGGQPMDQPGVYAAGDATGGAHWEAAAAEGVAAADAMLGAAPAPRAPSSFWSDQYGLRIQYLGDARFADSVSIDGDPSARDFTALFTRDDKPVAALMAGRPRALPEMRRLIAKGQQEDELPS, encoded by the coding sequence ATGGATTCGAATGGAGTCGTTATCGCAGGTGGTGGTCTGGCCGGCCAACGTTGCGCGGAGCGGCTCCGCCGGCGCGGCTATGACGCGCCCATCCGCATGGTGTGCGCCGAGCCGCAGCTCCCGTACGACCGGCCGCCGCTGTCGAAGGAGCTCCTGGCCGGCGCTGAGCGCGAGCTCTCGTTCCGCGATCCCGACTGGTACGAGGACAACGCCGTGGAGCTGCTGCTGGGCGAGCGCGCCGCGGCGCTGGATGCGGACGACCGCACGCTCGTGCTCGAGTCCGGCGAACGGCTCCGCTACGACCATCTGCTGATCGCCACGGGCGCCGCGCCCCGGCTGATCCCGCCGGCCGCCCGCTTCACGAATTCGTTTGCCCTCCGGACGGTCGACGACGCGCGGGGGCTTCGCGAGTGGCTTCGGCCCGGCGCGCGGCTGGGGATCGTGGGCGCCGGGTTCATCGGTCTTGAAGTTGCGGCCACCGCGAGGCAGCTGGGGGTCGAGGTGACGATCGTGGAGGCGGCGGAGCTGCCCCTCTCGGGGATACTCGGCCCCCAGCTCGGCCGCTGGTTTGCGGACATGCACCTCGACGAGGGGGTGTCGCTGCATCTGTCCACCTCCGTCGACCAGTTCCGCGGCAATGGGCGCGTGGAGGAGCTGACGCTGAGCGACGGGCGCGCGGTGCCGTGCGATGCGCTGGTGGTTGCGATAGGAGTGGCGCCCGCGATCGAGTGGCTCGGCGGCCAGCCGATGGACCAGCCCGGCGTCTATGCCGCGGGTGACGCCACCGGCGGCGCTCACTGGGAGGCCGCGGCCGCGGAGGGCGTGGCAGCGGCCGACGCGATGCTCGGCGCAGCCCCGGCCCCACGCGCGCCCTCGAGCTTCTGGAGCGACCAGTACGGGTTGCGGATCCAGTACCTCGGCGACGCCCGCTTCGCCGACTCGGTGTCCATAGACGGCGACCCATCCGCCCGCGACTTCACCGCTCTCTTCACACGCGACGACAAGCCGGTGGCCGCACTGATGGCGGGCCGCCCACGAGCACTTCCCGAAATGAGACGACTAATCGCGAAAGGACAACAAGAAGATGAGCTACCGAGTTGA
- a CDS encoding MarR family winged helix-turn-helix transcriptional regulator gives MQAGRLAMERTAAALEPLGLEVAQFATLAMIDRLQPITQAALAERLGISKSAISRVVIRLVADGLVVQRLPWRDARRRDLYVTAAGAELMVSGITALARVDARLAAHIGDDAIRALPTLAPPNLTPVQTALRALGWAIPA, from the coding sequence ATGCAGGCCGGCCGGCTCGCCATGGAGCGAACGGCCGCGGCTCTTGAGCCGCTCGGGCTGGAAGTCGCGCAGTTCGCGACCCTCGCCATGATCGACCGGCTCCAGCCCATCACCCAGGCGGCACTCGCGGAGCGGCTGGGGATCAGCAAGTCGGCGATCAGTCGCGTGGTGATCCGCCTGGTGGCCGACGGGCTCGTGGTCCAACGGCTGCCATGGCGGGATGCACGGAGGCGTGACCTCTACGTCACCGCGGCCGGAGCCGAACTCATGGTGAGCGGCATCACCGCGCTCGCCAGGGTTGACGCACGCTTGGCCGCGCACATCGGCGACGACGCCATTCGCGCCCTCCCTACCCTCGCGCCTCCCAACCTCACCCCGGTGCAGACGGCGCTGCGCGCCCTCGGCTGGGCTATACCGGCGTGA
- a CDS encoding ferredoxin gives MSYRVEVDEAACAAHGDCEHIAPEVFRVDDVAVVIGSAPPDRLVEAAAACPSAAITVIDEDTGQQLYP, from the coding sequence ATGAGCTACCGAGTTGAGGTCGACGAGGCTGCCTGTGCGGCCCATGGCGACTGTGAGCACATCGCTCCTGAGGTCTTCCGAGTGGACGACGTCGCGGTGGTGATCGGCAGCGCCCCGCCCGACCGTCTGGTGGAAGCCGCAGCGGCTTGCCCAAGCGCGGCGATCACCGTGATCGACGAGGACACGGGCCAGCAGCTCTACCCGTAG
- a CDS encoding FAD-dependent oxidoreductase, producing the protein MKQQTFVIVGAGFAGAKAAETLRTEGFDGRIVLVGAEPERPYERPPLSKEYLRGEAEREKVYVHEDGFYEENEIELHLRTSVAAVDAAAGEAVLDSGDRLGFHKLLLATGAAPRKLEVAGHDLDGIHYLRDVEDSDLLRARLDAGSGHVVVIGAGWIGAEVAASARMKGLDVTLVEMTEVPLERVLGHELGAIYRDIHVDHGVDFRGGVGLERFEGSTAVERVVLADGSSIDCDFVVVGVGVTPRVQLAQASGIEVENGVVVNELLESSVPGVFAAGDVANAWHPLISRRLRVEHWANALTQGPAAALSMLGRGKPFDHVPYFFSDQYDVGMEYAGFPSDWDEVVFRGDVAAREFIAFWLQEQRVVAGMNVNVWDVNESIQELVRSGRPVERARLIDTDVPLEELAGVATG; encoded by the coding sequence ATGAAGCAGCAGACGTTCGTGATCGTGGGCGCCGGTTTCGCCGGCGCGAAGGCGGCGGAGACCCTCCGGACGGAGGGGTTCGACGGGCGCATAGTGCTCGTCGGCGCCGAGCCCGAGCGGCCGTACGAGCGGCCGCCTCTTTCAAAGGAGTACTTGCGCGGAGAGGCCGAACGAGAGAAGGTCTACGTTCACGAGGACGGCTTCTATGAAGAGAACGAGATCGAGCTGCATCTACGAACGTCGGTTGCCGCTGTGGATGCGGCGGCAGGAGAGGCCGTGCTCGACTCCGGTGATCGGCTTGGATTCCACAAGCTGCTACTGGCGACGGGGGCCGCGCCGCGGAAGCTGGAAGTAGCCGGGCACGACCTCGACGGGATCCACTACCTCCGCGACGTGGAGGACTCGGACCTGCTCCGCGCGCGGCTTGATGCCGGCTCGGGTCACGTGGTGGTGATCGGCGCGGGCTGGATCGGCGCCGAGGTGGCCGCGTCCGCGCGGATGAAGGGCCTCGACGTGACGCTCGTGGAGATGACCGAGGTGCCGCTCGAGCGGGTGCTCGGGCACGAGCTCGGCGCGATCTATCGCGACATCCACGTGGATCACGGGGTGGACTTCCGCGGCGGGGTTGGGCTGGAGCGCTTCGAGGGGTCGACGGCGGTTGAACGGGTCGTGCTGGCCGACGGGAGCTCGATCGACTGCGACTTCGTGGTCGTGGGCGTGGGCGTCACGCCGCGGGTGCAGCTCGCCCAGGCCTCGGGGATCGAGGTGGAGAACGGCGTGGTGGTGAACGAGCTGCTCGAGTCGAGCGTGCCCGGCGTGTTCGCGGCCGGCGACGTGGCGAACGCGTGGCATCCGCTGATCAGCCGCCGCCTGCGCGTGGAGCACTGGGCCAACGCGCTGACGCAGGGCCCGGCCGCGGCGCTGTCGATGCTGGGCCGCGGCAAGCCGTTCGACCACGTGCCCTATTTCTTCTCGGATCAGTACGACGTGGGGATGGAGTACGCCGGCTTCCCGAGCGACTGGGACGAGGTGGTGTTCCGCGGCGACGTTGCCGCCCGCGAGTTCATCGCCTTCTGGCTGCAGGAGCAGCGCGTTGTGGCCGGGATGAACGTGAACGTGTGGGACGTGAACGAGTCGATCCAGGAGCTGGTGCGCTCCGGTCGCCCGGTGGAGCGCGCGCGCCTGATCGACACGGACGTGCCGCTCGAGGAGCTGGCCGGCGTGGCTACTGGGTAG
- a CDS encoding DUF4910 domain-containing protein, producing MDPLREIEELVRFDGRWPGTDAERRAAVHLAERLRSLGREADIEPVRVRPGYPLTHLIHALLGIAGSVLSVSHPLIGIVLAFIAVVSTFGDLTATFYLVRRLTPGRASQNVVSREHSGGEKPGLLVLTAHYDAARTGAIFGRRSLERTAALSKLIRRPIGRFAPLFWSLVVILVCALLRLLGISPLPVTVIQFVATVVLIVAVPLLADIALSDVVPGANDNASGVATVLRLAQRFGGANLLRHFELMVLFPGAEEGFLLGSRAWVKRHKKELDPSSTIFLNIDTVGHGTVRWQTKSGLIFPLSFHPALVELCEELGERHNARGVASRSVSDAYSARAAGLPAISIGCLNAMDYVPTYHQHSDTPESIDPESLDRAFEFCRELIELIDERIGVDLARDTPETVLSEG from the coding sequence ATGGATCCGCTCAGGGAGATCGAGGAGCTCGTCCGCTTCGACGGGCGCTGGCCGGGCACGGACGCCGAACGGCGCGCCGCCGTCCATCTGGCCGAGCGGCTGCGCTCACTGGGGCGCGAGGCCGACATCGAGCCGGTCCGCGTCCGTCCCGGCTACCCGCTCACACACCTCATCCACGCGCTGCTCGGGATCGCGGGGAGCGTGCTGTCCGTGAGCCATCCGCTGATCGGGATCGTGCTCGCCTTCATCGCGGTGGTGTCCACATTCGGAGACCTCACCGCCACCTTCTACCTCGTGCGCCGGCTCACGCCCGGTCGCGCGTCGCAGAACGTGGTGTCGCGCGAGCACAGCGGCGGAGAGAAGCCGGGGCTGCTCGTGCTCACCGCCCACTACGACGCCGCGCGCACCGGCGCGATCTTCGGCCGCCGCTCACTCGAGCGCACGGCCGCGCTCAGCAAGCTGATCCGGCGGCCGATCGGGCGCTTCGCGCCGCTGTTCTGGTCCCTCGTGGTGATCCTCGTGTGCGCACTGCTGCGGCTGCTCGGAATCTCGCCGCTGCCGGTCACGGTGATCCAGTTCGTGGCCACCGTTGTGCTGATCGTGGCGGTGCCGCTCCTCGCTGACATCGCGCTCTCGGACGTCGTGCCCGGGGCCAACGACAACGCGTCCGGGGTGGCCACCGTGCTGCGGCTCGCCCAGCGCTTCGGCGGCGCGAACCTGCTGCGCCACTTCGAGCTGATGGTGCTCTTCCCCGGCGCCGAAGAGGGCTTCCTGCTCGGCTCGCGCGCGTGGGTGAAGCGCCACAAGAAGGAGCTCGACCCGAGCTCGACGATCTTCCTCAACATCGACACGGTGGGCCACGGGACGGTGCGCTGGCAGACGAAGTCGGGGCTCATCTTCCCGCTCTCGTTTCATCCAGCTCTAGTGGAGCTGTGTGAGGAGCTGGGCGAGCGACACAACGCGCGCGGAGTTGCCTCCCGTTCGGTGAGCGACGCCTATTCGGCGCGGGCGGCCGGGCTCCCCGCGATTTCGATCGGGTGTCTGAACGCCATGGATTACGTGCCGACCTACCACCAGCATTCGGACACGCCGGAGAGCATCGACCCGGAGTCGCTCGACCGTGCATTCGAGTTCTGCCGTGAGCTGATCGAGCTGATCGACGAGCGGATCGGCGTGGACCTCGCGCGCGACACGCCCGAGACCGTTCTCAGCGAGGGCTAG
- a CDS encoding helix-turn-helix domain-containing protein: MSGIWHPVRRAIVERAAESPATLPQLAEAANVHLNTARAHVAALEEAGALQAEHAPASGRGRPPLRYRLADDFTFPASDFLGLAELLAAAVARSHQTPEELHRVGEDWGRYLAGRPGTQELERVLPAALGRLGFDARLDGGELVLSACPCRLVLPDSPQLVCNLAVAVTEGVLAGCGSDLRVTDRTHDPERRRCTAVLAR, encoded by the coding sequence ATGTCAGGAATTTGGCACCCGGTGCGGCGCGCGATCGTGGAGCGGGCGGCGGAGAGCCCGGCCACGCTACCCCAGCTCGCGGAGGCGGCAAACGTCCACCTCAACACCGCCCGCGCGCACGTGGCGGCGCTCGAGGAGGCCGGAGCGCTCCAGGCTGAGCACGCGCCCGCCTCCGGCCGCGGCCGGCCGCCGCTCCGCTACCGCCTGGCCGACGACTTCACCTTCCCGGCGTCTGACTTCCTCGGCCTGGCCGAGCTGCTCGCCGCCGCCGTGGCACGCAGCCACCAGACGCCGGAAGAGCTTCACCGCGTCGGTGAGGACTGGGGCCGATACCTGGCCGGGCGACCAGGAACCCAGGAACTCGAGCGTGTGCTCCCCGCCGCGCTCGGGCGCCTGGGCTTCGACGCCCGGCTCGACGGCGGTGAGCTGGTGCTCTCCGCCTGCCCCTGCCGGCTCGTCCTGCCGGACAGCCCGCAGCTCGTGTGCAACCTCGCCGTCGCCGTGACGGAGGGCGTGCTGGCCGGCTGCGGCTCAGATTTGCGAGTGACCGATCGAACCCACGACCCGGAGCGGCGCCGGTGCACCGCCGTGCTTGCGCGATGA
- a CDS encoding enoyl-CoA hydratase/isomerase family protein, with the protein MPLVETEDRGAVRHIVMSRAEKRNALNEELIFALGEAIEDAAKDDSVRVLVLKGDGPMFSSGMDLSNLRALSEAPETIDDLRTPLLRWWNMLEVMQKATIAQIHGGAIGGALELALACDFRVIAEDAVVGLPETRIGLIPDVGGCTRLPAIVGLGNAKELIMLGKLIDGREAFRIGLANRIAPAGELDAATEALSNELLACAPQAVGLAKRVLDQGAKPDAGGSLRREGEAQAKLAASADFAEGARAFQEKRQPEFATQ; encoded by the coding sequence ATGCCACTAGTAGAGACAGAAGACCGCGGCGCCGTCAGGCACATCGTGATGAGCCGCGCGGAGAAGCGAAACGCGCTGAATGAGGAGCTCATCTTCGCCCTGGGCGAAGCGATCGAGGACGCGGCCAAGGACGACTCAGTTCGCGTACTCGTGCTGAAGGGCGATGGCCCCATGTTCTCGTCCGGTATGGACCTGTCGAATCTGCGTGCGCTCTCCGAAGCGCCCGAGACGATCGACGACCTGCGGACACCGCTCCTGCGGTGGTGGAACATGCTCGAGGTGATGCAGAAGGCGACGATCGCCCAGATTCACGGCGGGGCGATCGGCGGCGCGCTCGAACTTGCGCTGGCGTGTGACTTCCGCGTGATCGCGGAGGATGCGGTTGTGGGCCTCCCGGAGACACGGATCGGGCTCATCCCGGACGTCGGTGGCTGCACCCGGCTGCCGGCGATCGTCGGTCTCGGAAACGCCAAGGAACTCATCATGCTCGGCAAGCTGATCGACGGCCGGGAGGCGTTCCGCATTGGGCTCGCCAACCGGATCGCCCCCGCCGGCGAGCTGGACGCAGCCACCGAAGCTCTCTCAAACGAGCTCCTCGCCTGCGCGCCGCAGGCCGTCGGTCTCGCCAAGCGCGTGCTCGACCAGGGCGCGAAGCCCGACGCCGGGGGTTCGCTCCGGCGGGAGGGCGAGGCCCAGGCCAAGCTCGCCGCCTCGGCCGACTTCGCCGAGGGCGCCAGGGCTTTCCAGGAGAAGCGGCAGCCGGAGTTCGCTACCCAGTAG
- the folE gene encoding GTP cyclohydrolase I FolE, whose amino-acid sequence MTAEPILHVVPTIDLDAAESAAADLLRALGADLDNEGLRDTPRRMAKAYAELLTPKPFNLTTFPNDEGYDELVLARDIPFHSLCMHHMLPFHGVAHVAYLPDDRIIGLSKLARVVELFARDLQVQERLTRQVADWLQENLEPKGVGVVIEAEHLCMSLRGVQKAGSRTVTSALHGLVREDPRTRQEFLALTTLKETP is encoded by the coding sequence ATGACTGCCGAACCGATTCTCCACGTCGTTCCCACCATCGACCTCGACGCCGCCGAGTCCGCCGCCGCGGACCTGCTGCGCGCGCTCGGGGCCGATCTCGACAACGAGGGGCTGCGCGACACCCCGCGGCGGATGGCGAAGGCCTATGCCGAGCTGCTCACGCCCAAGCCGTTCAACCTCACCACATTCCCGAACGACGAGGGCTACGACGAGCTCGTGCTCGCGCGGGACATCCCGTTCCACTCCCTCTGCATGCACCACATGCTGCCCTTCCACGGGGTGGCTCACGTGGCCTACCTGCCGGATGACCGCATCATCGGGCTGTCGAAGCTCGCGCGCGTGGTCGAGCTGTTCGCGCGCGACCTGCAGGTGCAGGAGCGGCTCACCCGTCAGGTGGCCGACTGGCTGCAGGAGAACCTCGAGCCCAAGGGCGTGGGCGTGGTGATCGAGGCGGAACACCTCTGCATGTCACTGCGCGGGGTGCAGAAGGCCGGCTCACGCACGGTCACCTCCGCACTTCACGGCCTCGTGCGGGAGGACCCCCGCACGCGGCAGGAGTTCCTGGCCCTCACCACCCTGAAGGAGACCCCATGA